One genomic window of Paramormyrops kingsleyae isolate MSU_618 chromosome 20, PKINGS_0.4, whole genome shotgun sequence includes the following:
- the LOC111832744 gene encoding zinc-binding protein A33-like: MAAGASSLDEELCCSADLDILKDPVVLKCSHSIGRAFLQKFWEKKKSQECPVCKKKSSVNDPSLNLVLKNIVDNSLKHKSASCCSFHEEKLQLLCEDDQELLCVVSQTAKKHRNHQLCPVEEAVQDKKEDLRASLILLKENLEKFTNVKQDCEKTIKHIKSQSQHTEKRIKEEFEKLHQFLRKEEEARLADLRREEMQKSQRMKQKIENISKQVSTLSEKIRDIEKAMEAEDISFLKAYKDNKDRAQCSLQDPELPSGALIDVAKHLGSLKIIVWEKMLGIVQYTPVTLDPNTAHTKLSVSDDLTSVRHSGVKQQLPDSPERFYPCPCVLGSEGFNSGKHSWVVEVGDKTEWTVGVAKGSVNRKGGIICSPEDGFWVLNLKNGDEYKAGTSPATPVSVERKPQRIRVQLDYDRGEVSFFNPTDMSLIYTFKDTFTGNLFPFLCPYLNNNESNTGALKICPVKVSATVISFQ, encoded by the exons ATGGCTGCTGGAGCTTCATCTCTGGATGAGGAGCTCTGCTGTTCTGCTGACTTAGACATCCTCAAGGATCCCGTTGTCCTGAAGTGCAGCCACAGCATCGGTAGGGCCTTTCTGCAGAAGTTCTGGGAAAAGAAGAAATCTCAGGAGTGTCCAGTATGCAAGAAGAAGTCCTCCGTTAACGATCCTTCTCTAAACCTGGTTTTGAAAAACATTGTAGATAACAGTTTAAAACACAAGAGTGCATCTTGCTGTAGCTTCCATGAAGAGAAACTTCAGCTCCTCTGTGAGGACGATCAGGAGCTCCTCTGTGTGGTCAGTCAGACTGCAAAGAAACACAGAAACCACCAGCTCTGTCCAGTGGAAGAAGCTGTACAGGATAAGAAG GAGGACCTCAGGGCTTCACTGATTCTATTAAAAGAAAATCTGGAGAAGTTTACAAACGTTAAACAAGACTGTGAGAAAACAATCAAACATATCAAG AGTCAGTCCCAGCACACTGAGAAGAGGATAAAGGAGGAATTTGAGAAACTCCATCAATTCCTGAGAAAGGAAGAGGAGGCCAGACTGGCTGATCTGAGAAGGGAAGAGATGCAGAAGAGCCAGAGGATGAAACAGAAGATAGAAAACATCTCCAAACAGGTCTCCACCCTGTCAGAGAAGATCAGGGATATTGAGAAGGCCATGGAAGCTGAGGACATCTCATTCTTGAAG gCCTACAAGGACAACAAAGATAG AGCCCAGTGCTCACTGCAGGACCCAGAGCTGCCTTCAGGGGCACTGATAGATGTGGCCAAACACCTGGGGTCTCTGAAGATAATCGTCTGGGAGAAGATGCTGGGGATTGTGCAATACA CTCCTGTGACTCTGGACCCGAACACTGCACACACCAAGCTCTCTGTGTCTGATGATCTGACCAGCGTGAGACACTCTGGAGTTAAACAGCAACTTCCTGACAGTCCAGAGAGATTCTACCCCTGTCCATGTGTGCTGGGCTCTGAGGGGTTTAACTCAGGAAAACACAGCTGggtggtggaggtgggggaCAAAACTGAGTGGACTGTAGGAGTAGCAAAAGGATCTGTTAACAGGAAGGGGGGGATTATATGCAGCCCTGAGGATGGTTTCTGGGTTTTAAATCTGAAGAATGGTGATGAGTATAAAGCAGGCACCTCACCAGCAACCCCCGTCAGCGTGGAGCGGAAACCGCAGAGGATCAGAGTGCAGCTGGACTATGACAGGGGGGAGGTGTCCTTCTTCAACCCCACTGACATGTCACTCATCTACACCTTTAAAGACACGTTCACTGGGAACCTGTTTCCATTTCTCTGTCCATATCTGAATAATAATGAAAGCAACACTGGAGCCCTGAAGATCTGCCCAGTAAAGGTATCTGCGACAGTAATATCATTCCAGTAA
- the LOC140581369 gene encoding speedy protein A-like, with translation MCLLYVYWTNSNTGYRCRHLSQQEAQGPSRQDYSDTEQQEESLTCWGPAIIIEQQEMAAFFTLLDDDLIQDFLCMDSCYKMTDKYLLAMTFVYFRRAHFTPSEQTRMNFFIALYLANMMEEEEMGTRFEIFPWALGETWRSQFPTFLKKKDQLWARMEYRTAVSPRCCEEVMAIVPSHSLWKRERPEHHSGTQRHYGREGFQRPWGPSALPIACTLCNRRTVQTQEPCASEHAGSPECKYEL, from the exons ATGTGCCTGCTTTATGTGTACTGGACAAATTCAAATACTGGATACAGGTGCCGGCACCTCAGTCAGCAGGAGGCACAAGGTCCGTCCAGACAGGACTACAGCGACACGGAGCAGCAAGAGGAATCCCTGACATGCTGGGGTCCCGCCATCATCATCGAGCAGCAGGAAATGGCTGCTTTCTTCACACTGCTAG ATGATGACCTGATCCAGGATTTCCTCTGCATGGACTCCTGCTATAAGATGACTGACAAG TACCTTCTGGCGATGACCTTCGTTTACTTCAGGAGAGCTCACTTCACTCCTAGTGAGCAGACGAGGATGAACTTCTTCATCGCCCT CTATCTTGCTAACAtgatggaggaggaagagatgggAACCAGGTTCGAGATCTTCCCCTGGGCCTTGGGTGAAACCTGGAGAAGTCAGTTTCCCACCTTCCTCAAGAAGAAGGACCAGCTCTGGGCACGGATGGAGTACAGGACTGCTGTCAGCCCCCGCTGCTGTGAGGAG GTGATGGCCATCGTACCCTCCCACTCTCTGTGGAAGCGGGAGCGCCCCGAACATCACAGCGGGACTCAGCGGCACTACGGCAGGGAGGGCTTTCAGCGGCCCTGGGGCCCATCTGCTCTACCCATCGCCTGCACGCTCTGCAACAGGAGGACCGTCCAGACCCAGGAACCTTGTGCTTCTGAGCACGCAGGGAGCCCAGAGTGTAAGTATGAGCTCTAA